In a single window of the Tellurirhabdus bombi genome:
- a CDS encoding MFS transporter: protein MQNTPSTTSFSTYHKVVIGLLAFLQFTVVLDFMVLSPLGAQLMSELKITTAQFGWVVSGYAFSAGIAGLLTAGFADRFDRKKLLLFFYSGFVIGTLLCGLAPDYLSLLIARIVTGIFGGVISSISFAIITDLFDWQVRGRVMGFVQMSFAASQVLGIPLGLYLANHFGWHSPFLLIVALSIGAGFVIAFYLKPITAHLLLKSDRNPLQHLVHTVSQKAYLRGFAATILLTTGGFMLMPFGSAFSIHNLGISQTELPLIYLVTGISSIIMGPLAGKLSDKIGKYPLFFYASVLGMIVTIVYCNLGITPLPWLILLNVILFMGVTARMISSSALMSGVPEPADRGAFMGVNSSVQQLSGGLASIAAGFIVVQAPDGTLQHYDLLGYIVATTTAFTIFMMYFINKYVTQKQQTALKSESVVGSKEVFS from the coding sequence ATGCAAAACACACCATCAACCACTTCGTTCAGTACGTACCACAAAGTGGTCATCGGACTGCTCGCTTTCCTCCAGTTTACGGTCGTGCTGGATTTTATGGTTCTCTCGCCGCTGGGCGCTCAGCTCATGAGTGAACTAAAAATTACAACCGCTCAATTCGGCTGGGTTGTTTCGGGTTATGCCTTCAGCGCCGGAATTGCCGGACTGTTGACCGCCGGTTTTGCCGACCGCTTCGACCGAAAAAAATTACTGCTCTTTTTTTACTCTGGCTTCGTCATCGGCACGTTGCTCTGCGGCCTCGCGCCTGACTACCTCTCGCTGCTCATTGCCCGCATTGTGACCGGTATTTTTGGCGGTGTTATTTCGTCCATCAGCTTTGCCATCATCACCGATTTGTTCGACTGGCAGGTTCGGGGTCGGGTAATGGGTTTTGTCCAGATGTCGTTCGCGGCGAGTCAGGTGCTGGGAATTCCCCTTGGTTTGTACCTGGCTAATCACTTTGGCTGGCATTCGCCTTTTCTGCTCATCGTGGCGCTGAGCATTGGAGCCGGGTTTGTTATTGCGTTTTACCTAAAGCCAATTACCGCCCATTTGCTCTTGAAATCGGACCGAAACCCCTTGCAACACCTCGTTCATACCGTTTCTCAGAAAGCCTATCTGCGCGGATTTGCCGCCACTATTCTGCTCACTACGGGCGGTTTTATGCTGATGCCTTTCGGTAGTGCCTTTTCGATTCATAACCTGGGTATTTCACAAACTGAACTGCCGCTGATCTATCTGGTTACCGGTATTTCTTCCATCATTATGGGTCCGTTAGCGGGAAAACTGAGTGACAAAATTGGCAAATACCCCCTGTTTTTCTATGCCTCCGTGTTGGGCATGATTGTCACCATTGTGTATTGCAATCTGGGGATTACGCCGCTGCCCTGGCTCATTTTACTGAACGTGATTTTGTTCATGGGTGTCACTGCCCGAATGATTTCCTCGTCGGCGCTGATGTCGGGCGTTCCGGAACCCGCCGACCGGGGTGCCTTCATGGGCGTCAATTCATCTGTTCAGCAGCTATCGGGTGGTCTTGCGTCGATTGCGGCCGGATTTATTGTAGTTCAGGCACCAGATGGCACATTGCAGCATTATGATTTGCTGGGCTACATTGTGGCTACCACCACCGCCTTTACGATTTTCATGATGTACTTCATCAACAAGTACGTTACGCAGAAGCAACAAACCGCTCTAAAGAGCGAATCAGTAGTAGGTAGTAAAGAGGTATTTTCCTAA
- a CDS encoding TetR/AcrR family transcriptional regulator: MRIRDENKELAIREKALDMIVQEGFDGLSMHKLAKAAGVSPATIYIYFKDREDLIVQIYREESQRMTEATLDGFDPAMPFEEGLRIQWVNRANYCLRYPQRMHFMEQMRHSPFHDKFRQVAENPFIAAMKSFVCNAIKRKELEELPLEVYWSLAFAPLYQLIKFHMSHRGEPGANEFTLDKILLNKTLELVLKALRPA; the protein is encoded by the coding sequence ATGCGCATTAGAGACGAAAATAAAGAACTGGCTATTCGGGAGAAAGCGCTCGATATGATTGTGCAGGAAGGCTTTGACGGGCTGAGTATGCACAAACTGGCCAAAGCGGCAGGCGTTTCACCCGCTACGATCTACATTTATTTTAAAGATCGGGAAGACCTGATTGTCCAGATTTACCGGGAAGAAAGCCAGCGCATGACCGAAGCTACCCTGGATGGTTTCGACCCGGCCATGCCTTTCGAAGAAGGACTGCGTATTCAGTGGGTCAACCGGGCCAATTACTGCCTGCGCTACCCGCAGCGGATGCATTTTATGGAACAGATGCGCCACTCGCCTTTTCACGACAAATTCCGACAGGTGGCAGAAAATCCGTTTATCGCAGCCATGAAATCTTTTGTTTGTAACGCCATCAAACGCAAGGAACTGGAAGAACTGCCCCTGGAAGTCTACTGGTCACTTGCTTTTGCCCCGCTCTATCAGCTTATCAAGTTTCACATGTCGCACCGGGGGGAGCCGGGAGCCAATGAATTTACGTTGGATAAAATATTACTCAACAAAACACTGGAGCTGGTTCTGAAGGCCCTCCGCCCCGCTTAA
- a CDS encoding sugar phosphate isomerase/epimerase family protein — protein MSEQPNRRQFLKLAALTPFLPAAKPEPVPPRPIHHKLSCNLYSFNRPLTTGQMTLEQVLEFCADLGFDAVDPTAYYIPNYPALPDDTYIYTLKRKAFRLGLDISGTGVRNNFCLPDTASRKKEIDLVKQWTHFAAKFDAPVLRVFSGLEVPKGHTRKEATKWVVDSLRQCADYGAQHGVMIVLQNHADFIETADHILEVLRLVDSDWLALNLDIGSFRVGDPYKEIAKVAQHAATWQIKENLYVNGQEVATDLDKIVRIVRESGYRGYLPIETLGPGDPREKVPLFLEKVRQALANG, from the coding sequence ATGAGCGAACAACCCAACCGCCGCCAGTTTCTTAAGTTGGCTGCCCTGACTCCTTTTCTGCCTGCCGCGAAGCCCGAGCCGGTTCCGCCGCGCCCAATTCATCACAAGCTGAGCTGCAACCTGTACTCGTTCAACCGACCCCTGACTACTGGCCAGATGACGCTGGAGCAGGTGTTGGAGTTTTGCGCCGACCTGGGTTTCGACGCCGTTGACCCAACCGCCTATTACATTCCAAACTATCCCGCTTTACCCGACGACACTTATATCTATACGCTCAAACGCAAAGCCTTTCGGCTGGGCCTTGACATTAGCGGAACGGGGGTGCGGAATAATTTTTGCCTGCCCGACACCGCCAGCCGGAAGAAAGAAATTGACCTTGTTAAGCAGTGGACGCACTTTGCAGCAAAATTTGACGCGCCGGTACTGCGGGTCTTTTCGGGTCTGGAGGTGCCCAAAGGGCATACCCGCAAAGAGGCCACCAAATGGGTCGTTGACTCGCTCCGGCAATGCGCTGACTACGGAGCCCAGCATGGCGTTATGATCGTACTGCAAAACCACGCCGATTTTATTGAAACCGCCGATCATATCCTGGAAGTTTTACGGCTGGTTGATTCCGACTGGCTGGCGCTTAACCTGGATATTGGCAGCTTCCGCGTAGGCGATCCGTATAAAGAAATAGCGAAAGTAGCCCAACACGCCGCCACCTGGCAAATCAAGGAAAATCTGTACGTTAACGGGCAGGAAGTAGCGACCGACCTGGATAAAATTGTCCGAATCGTGCGGGAGTCAGGCTACCGGGGTTACTTGCCCATCGAAACCCTCGGCCCCGGCGACCCACGGGAAAAGGTGCCCCTCTTTCTGGAAAAAGTGCGGCAGGCCCTGGCGAATGGATAA